One Dialister invisus DSM 15470 genomic region harbors:
- the rpmI gene encoding 50S ribosomal protein L35, with amino-acid sequence MPKMKTRRAAAKRFTETGSGQFKRNKAFKSHILEKKSPKRKRNFRKAALVSKSDYKRVARLLPNG; translated from the coding sequence ATGCCGAAAATGAAAACCCGCCGCGCTGCGGCAAAACGCTTTACCGAAACCGGCTCCGGCCAGTTTAAGAGAAATAAGGCTTTTAAAAGCCACATTCTCGAAAAAAAATCTCCAAAGAGAAAGAGAAATTTTAGAAAAGCAGCACTGGTTTCCAAATCTGATTACAAACGCGTAGCAAGATTGCTGCCGAACGGATGA
- a CDS encoding HutP family protein yields MDKEYQSGDVGRAALRMALSETRVEESILREELAKLEIRAVAVNFGGKFLDILPKIYESAIVAAQRQHVISDTHVGDGSVLGAVESAIEQIKLKSLGMNVGGKIGVARWHEHLCVAVYVGVGVLRFNEVAVGMAHRVLRDDLSE; encoded by the coding sequence ATGGATAAAGAATATCAAAGTGGTGATGTTGGCCGGGCGGCGCTGCGTATGGCACTTTCTGAAACGAGGGTGGAAGAAAGTATCCTTCGGGAAGAATTGGCCAAACTGGAAATTCGCGCGGTAGCGGTTAATTTTGGTGGAAAGTTTTTAGATATTCTGCCTAAGATTTATGAATCGGCTATCGTTGCTGCCCAACGTCAACATGTCATCAGTGATACCCATGTAGGTGACGGCTCTGTTTTGGGAGCGGTGGAATCCGCTATCGAACAGATAAAATTAAAGTCATTGGGAATGAATGTAGGCGGAAAAATCGGTGTAGCCCGGTGGCACGAACATTTATGTGTTGCAGTTTATGTGGGGGTTGGCGTTCTCCGGTTTAATGAGGTTGCTGTAGGAATGGCGCATCGTGTCCTTCGTGACGATCTGTCGGAATAA
- a CDS encoding methionine ABC transporter ATP-binding protein, whose amino-acid sequence MIELKHINKIYNGFNALNDISLTIKDGEICGIIGQSGAGKSTLVRCINMLEPPTSGDVIVNGRNMVTLSKRELRKERKKIGMIFQHFNLLSSRTVYENVAFPLELSNVPQGEQKERINDILKLVGLADYRNKYPAQLSGGQKQRVGIARAIVSNPSVLLSDEATSALDPETVKSILQLLKDINKKLGITIVMITHQMEVIKEIAQHVAVIEHGKIIEEGSVINLFTNPQTETLKKFVGSVMSSELPAQLSHMNIHPTKEHESDNILISLSFRGDVTNEPIIAQLIKKYNLNVSILYGSIDYIQDISFGRLLIMISGHLEDLTDALTHLNALPITSEVIGYVSRNN is encoded by the coding sequence ATGATTGAATTAAAGCACATAAACAAAATCTATAACGGCTTTAATGCATTAAATGATATCAGTCTCACTATCAAGGATGGTGAAATCTGCGGCATCATCGGACAATCAGGTGCGGGGAAATCTACGCTCGTCCGCTGTATAAACATGCTGGAACCGCCAACTTCAGGAGATGTTATCGTGAACGGAAGAAATATGGTCACCCTTTCAAAAAGAGAACTCCGTAAAGAACGAAAAAAAATCGGCATGATTTTTCAGCATTTTAATCTCCTGTCCAGCCGTACTGTATATGAAAATGTAGCATTTCCTCTCGAATTATCAAATGTACCTCAAGGAGAACAAAAAGAACGCATTAATGATATCTTAAAATTAGTCGGACTGGCAGACTACAGAAATAAATATCCCGCACAGCTTTCCGGCGGACAAAAACAACGCGTCGGCATTGCCCGCGCCATTGTCTCCAACCCATCCGTCCTTCTGTCTGATGAAGCAACAAGTGCCTTGGACCCGGAAACAGTAAAATCCATTCTCCAATTGCTGAAAGATATTAATAAAAAACTGGGAATTACCATCGTTATGATTACACACCAAATGGAAGTCATAAAAGAAATTGCCCAGCATGTAGCTGTTATTGAACACGGGAAAATTATTGAAGAAGGTTCTGTCATTAACCTTTTCACAAATCCTCAAACAGAAACACTGAAAAAATTTGTCGGTTCCGTCATGTCTTCTGAACTGCCCGCACAGCTTTCCCACATGAATATACATCCTACAAAAGAACATGAATCTGATAATATACTTATTTCACTCTCGTTCCGTGGTGATGTAACTAATGAACCGATTATTGCCCAATTGATAAAAAAGTATAATCTTAACGTAAGTATTCTTTACGGCTCCATCGACTACATCCAAGATATTTCTTTTGGCCGCCTGCTCATTATGATTAGTGGGCATTTGGAAGATCTTACAGACGCGCTTACACATTTAAACGCTTTACCAATTACAAGTGAGGTGATCGGATATGTCTCCCGTAATAACTAA
- a CDS encoding MgtC/SapB family protein has translation MFDTVMNLVKEWNVTGICFRLALATFVGVIIGLDREYKNKGAGIKTHALVCIGAAMAMIVNEYVFREFPNMNTDITRLGAQVISGIGFLGVGTIMMNGRSEVKGLTTAAGLWACAGVGLAAGIGFAEGTLLAVIFILFIFRVLAPLDKKLHKNSRRIDLYMEFKDSESIRPFMESLRRQKVDLLEFDFRKDKLGLHIPAVAMSLRLPHYGQKKAFKNDLRNTESVVYFEEV, from the coding sequence ATGTTTGATACAGTAATGAATCTTGTTAAAGAGTGGAACGTGACGGGAATCTGTTTTCGGCTTGCTTTGGCGACTTTTGTAGGGGTGATTATCGGGTTAGACAGGGAGTACAAAAATAAAGGCGCAGGGATAAAAACACATGCGTTGGTATGTATTGGCGCGGCTATGGCAATGATCGTAAATGAATATGTATTTAGAGAATTCCCAAATATGAATACAGATATCACTCGTCTTGGTGCTCAAGTAATCAGTGGAATCGGTTTTCTTGGAGTGGGTACGATTATGATGAACGGACGAAGTGAGGTGAAGGGGCTTACTACTGCTGCAGGACTTTGGGCATGTGCGGGAGTGGGACTGGCCGCCGGAATCGGATTTGCTGAAGGTACTCTTTTGGCAGTTATTTTTATTCTGTTTATATTTCGTGTATTGGCGCCTCTTGATAAAAAATTACATAAAAATTCCAGGAGGATAGATTTATATATGGAATTTAAAGATTCAGAAAGTATCCGTCCTTTTATGGAATCACTCCGCAGGCAAAAAGTTGATTTATTAGAATTTGACTTCAGAAAAGATAAGTTGGGATTGCATATTCCGGCGGTCGCAATGTCTCTGCGGTTGCCTCACTATGGACAGAAAAAGGCGTTTAAAAATGATTTGCGAAATACAGAATCTGTTGTTTATTTTGAAGAGGTATGA
- the cobU gene encoding bifunctional adenosylcobinamide kinase/adenosylcobinamide-phosphate guanylyltransferase: MGNKIFLVLGGSRSGKSEFAEELMYHSTGKRKGYVATSRILDDEMKYRVILHQKRRPEDWKTFEILGEVSGKIGFVLMEADTVLFDCITMYVNNILMEHLANKDNETLGINDLTALQTLLEKDLELLFNIISQTDNKEIIFVSDELGMGIVPANAMSRVYRDLVGLANQYVAQKADKVYLSIAGITVELKSRGVEPW, from the coding sequence ATGGGCAATAAAATATTTTTAGTGTTAGGCGGATCAAGAAGTGGCAAGAGTGAGTTTGCCGAAGAGCTGATGTATCATTCTACAGGGAAAAGAAAAGGATATGTCGCAACAAGCCGAATCTTAGATGATGAAATGAAATACCGCGTTATCTTGCATCAAAAAAGGCGCCCGGAAGACTGGAAAACATTTGAAATTTTAGGAGAAGTCAGCGGCAAAATAGGATTTGTTCTTATGGAAGCGGACACGGTTCTTTTTGATTGCATTACGATGTATGTCAACAATATTCTTATGGAGCATTTGGCGAATAAAGATAATGAAACACTTGGAATTAACGATCTGACGGCATTACAAACATTACTGGAGAAAGATTTGGAATTGCTCTTTAATATCATTTCCCAGACGGATAACAAGGAAATTATCTTTGTTTCTGACGAGTTGGGGATGGGCATCGTACCGGCCAACGCAATGAGCCGGGTATACCGCGATTTGGTGGGATTGGCAAATCAGTATGTGGCCCAAAAGGCAGATAAGGTATATCTATCAATTGCAGGAATTACAGTGGAGCTTAAAAGCAGAGGAGTGGAACCATGGTGA
- a CDS encoding IS256-like element ISDin1 family transposase: MKQVRCLYCGFFCSKYGKTRTGRQRWYCKECHSVFVNPINKTVHDFKHFIQWLFGKDVQKSMPGNGRGFRRKTSKFWEIWPMQPKIESPMNVIYVDGIYLGRKACILICCNERYVLGWYLCRYENSRAWEALMQRIAAPAMVVSDGGHGFRKALKRVWPKAKLQRCTFHAFIQVKRYTTGSPKTIAGIEMYMIAKDLLMIKDMEQAGHWATRLINWRIKHKTFLSEMTQDEKGKLRPMHERLLKAERSLVRLVRQNTLFTYLDESLSCGEELPSTNNRIEGGINAQLRTMLRNHRGMSIERRIKAVFWWCYFHTPKPLSASEILKVMPTDRSISKLYKAMNERSQLEDSIPTWGDAIVWSELHKSDSFPACFWD; the protein is encoded by the coding sequence ATGAAACAAGTTAGGTGTTTATATTGCGGTTTCTTTTGCTCAAAATATGGTAAAACTCGTACAGGAAGGCAACGGTGGTACTGCAAAGAATGTCATTCTGTCTTTGTGAATCCGATTAATAAGACGGTTCATGATTTTAAGCACTTTATTCAGTGGTTGTTTGGTAAGGATGTGCAAAAATCCATGCCTGGCAACGGTCGTGGTTTTCGAAGGAAAACCTCTAAATTTTGGGAAATATGGCCTATGCAGCCTAAAATTGAGAGTCCGATGAATGTCATATATGTGGATGGGATTTATTTAGGAAGAAAAGCATGTATCCTTATTTGTTGTAATGAAAGATATGTGCTTGGATGGTATTTGTGCCGCTATGAGAATTCCAGAGCCTGGGAAGCATTGATGCAGAGAATTGCGGCTCCCGCTATGGTCGTTTCTGATGGAGGCCACGGCTTCCGGAAAGCACTAAAAAGAGTCTGGCCCAAGGCTAAGTTGCAGCGTTGTACTTTCCATGCATTCATCCAGGTAAAGAGATACACAACCGGTAGTCCTAAAACCATTGCCGGCATTGAGATGTACATGATAGCAAAGGATTTGCTGATGATAAAAGACATGGAGCAAGCAGGTCATTGGGCAACCCGATTGATAAACTGGAGAATAAAGCATAAGACCTTTCTTAGTGAAATGACACAAGATGAAAAAGGCAAACTTCGCCCTATGCATGAACGTTTACTAAAGGCCGAGCGGTCACTGGTCAGATTAGTACGGCAAAACACATTATTTACCTATTTGGATGAATCGTTATCTTGTGGAGAAGAACTACCATCGACAAATAACCGTATAGAAGGCGGAATAAATGCACAATTAAGAACGATGCTTAGAAACCATCGGGGGATGTCCATTGAAAGACGCATAAAAGCGGTTTTCTGGTGGTGTTACTTCCACACACCGAAACCGCTTTCTGCATCTGAAATCCTAAAGGTAATGCCCACTGACAGAAGCATTTCTAAACTGTATAAAGCGATGAATGAACGATCCCAATTAGAGGATTCAATTCCCACATGGGGAGATGCTATTGTGTGGTCAGAATTACATAAATCCGATTCATTTCCTGCTTGTTTTTGGGATTAA
- a CDS encoding phosphomannomutase/phosphoglucomutase, whose amino-acid sequence MRDFSKMRHSGFKAYDIRGIVPTEVNEELAYRVARAYAQLYHPKKISVGYDIRPSSLSIADAVIQGMNGAGVDVYNIGLCGTEMMYFTTFYYGLDGGFMITASHNPANNNGIKIVREKGIPVSADTGLKDIERVAFSSEFENCAEKGHVYTKEIIEDYIQSLLSFVDISKMKPLKIVVNAGNGCANICFENLKKYLPFHFTEQYMKPNATFPHGVPNPMLEECRRPLIDQVLLDGADMGVAWDGDFDRCFFIDHKGNFVEGYYMVALLSRYFLNRYKGETIIHDPRVYWCVQKVCKELGGISVESKGGHAFMKETMRKVGGIYGAENSAHHFFRDFSYCDSGMIPWLIVAQIISETNESLYELVSDLEKEFPCSGEINLPASHVDRVMQAVEKKYANDAKEIQHIDGLGMDFGKWRFNLRASNTEPLIRFNMETRGDKLLLEEKKKAVIEFIKNQD is encoded by the coding sequence ATGAGAGATTTTTCAAAAATGCGCCATTCCGGATTTAAGGCTTATGATATACGTGGGATCGTACCTACGGAAGTGAATGAGGAATTGGCTTATCGTGTGGCTCGTGCATATGCACAATTATACCATCCTAAGAAGATAAGCGTGGGATATGATATCCGGCCTAGTTCCCTATCGATTGCTGATGCTGTAATTCAAGGAATGAATGGTGCTGGTGTTGATGTATATAACATCGGTCTCTGTGGGACGGAGATGATGTACTTCACCACCTTTTATTATGGGTTGGATGGCGGGTTTATGATTACTGCCAGTCATAATCCGGCAAATAACAATGGAATTAAAATCGTTCGGGAAAAAGGAATACCTGTCAGCGCAGATACCGGTCTTAAGGATATTGAAAGAGTTGCTTTTTCAAGTGAGTTTGAAAATTGTGCTGAAAAAGGACATGTTTATACAAAAGAAATTATAGAAGATTACATTCAGAGCCTTTTATCTTTTGTGGATATTTCTAAAATGAAGCCGTTAAAAATTGTTGTCAATGCAGGAAATGGCTGTGCCAATATTTGCTTCGAAAATTTAAAGAAGTATTTACCGTTTCATTTTACGGAACAGTATATGAAACCAAATGCAACATTCCCTCATGGTGTACCTAATCCTATGCTGGAGGAATGCAGACGACCTTTGATAGATCAGGTCCTGTTGGACGGTGCCGATATGGGTGTAGCCTGGGACGGTGATTTCGACCGGTGTTTTTTCATAGATCATAAGGGAAATTTTGTAGAAGGCTATTATATGGTGGCTTTACTTTCTCGATATTTCCTGAATCGGTATAAAGGAGAAACTATTATCCACGATCCACGCGTGTATTGGTGTGTACAGAAAGTTTGTAAGGAGCTGGGGGGAATCTCTGTAGAATCAAAAGGTGGACATGCATTTATGAAAGAAACTATGCGTAAAGTTGGCGGTATTTATGGTGCAGAAAATAGCGCCCACCATTTTTTCAGAGATTTTTCCTATTGTGACAGCGGGATGATTCCTTGGCTGATTGTAGCGCAAATTATTAGTGAAACAAATGAATCTCTTTATGAGCTTGTTTCCGATTTGGAAAAAGAATTTCCATGCAGTGGGGAGATTAATCTGCCGGCGAGTCATGTTGATAGAGTGATGCAGGCTGTTGAAAAAAAATATGCAAATGATGCGAAAGAAATTCAGCATATAGATGGACTGGGAATGGATTTTGGGAAATGGCGGTTTAATTTGCGTGCTTCCAATACGGAGCCCCTGATTAGGTTTAATATGGAAACGAGAGGGGATAAGTTGCTTTTAGAAGAAAAGAAAAAAGCGGTCATAGAGTTCATAAAAAACCAAGATTAA
- the rplT gene encoding 50S ribosomal protein L20, translating into MARVKVGVTAHARHKKILKMAKGYRGARHAQFKKANELVMKALYYARRDRRAKKREFRKLWIVRINAAARMNGLTYSRLIAGLTKAGIEVNRKMLSELAISDPAGFTVICEAAKKA; encoded by the coding sequence ATGGCAAGAGTTAAGGTTGGTGTAACCGCACACGCAAGGCATAAAAAAATTTTAAAAATGGCGAAGGGATACAGAGGTGCCCGCCATGCCCAATTCAAAAAAGCGAATGAATTGGTAATGAAGGCTCTCTACTATGCAAGAAGAGACCGTAGAGCGAAGAAGAGGGAGTTCCGTAAGCTTTGGATTGTCCGTATAAATGCGGCAGCTCGTATGAATGGGCTGACTTACAGCAGATTGATTGCAGGTTTGACAAAGGCTGGTATCGAAGTAAATCGTAAGATGTTGTCTGAATTGGCTATTAGTGATCCCGCTGGTTTTACTGTAATTTGCGAAGCTGCTAAAAAAGCATAA
- a CDS encoding cobyric acid synthase, with amino-acid sequence MAKKIMFQGTSSHVGKSILTTAFCRILKQDGYHVAPFKAQNMALNSYVTHSGGEIGRSTVAQAEAAGENPIVQMNPVLLKPTGNSCSQVILLGKSVGNYSASEYQNKYSQEAWSSVKKSLDFMETHYDVLVIEGAGSPAEVNLKKNDIVNMRIAKECRSPVFLIADIDRGGALASIVGTLELLEPEERKLVKGLIINKFRGDITLLEPALTFLEEHTGIPVLGVIPYLDKLGIDDEDSVSLQEMPRNQIMHDVHIAIIQTPKISNFTDFDAFTHEPDVNVRFIQQGDLIGSPDLIILPGSKNTTEDLLYLKRQGYDHDIKALAARGIPVVGICGGYQMLGEKVCDPLHVESSNDAVEGLGLMPYVTTMQGEKNTYQVEFNCEALPFLGMDFKGSHLKGYEIHMGETVLTHSAQSLFNIVRRSNQPVQVQDGYINETHHIFGTYCHGIFDNDDLRRAIINALRKRKGLETLPVQFRYRQYKESEFDRLADTVRKHFDMKKFYEVLG; translated from the coding sequence ATTGCCAAAAAAATTATGTTTCAGGGAACAAGCTCTCATGTGGGTAAAAGTATTTTAACAACGGCATTTTGTAGAATTCTCAAACAAGATGGGTATCATGTTGCCCCATTTAAGGCGCAGAATATGGCACTAAATTCCTATGTTACGCATTCTGGTGGAGAAATCGGCCGTTCTACTGTTGCCCAGGCGGAAGCCGCAGGGGAAAATCCTATTGTGCAGATGAATCCTGTACTTTTGAAACCCACGGGGAATTCCTGCTCTCAGGTGATTCTTCTCGGTAAATCGGTCGGTAATTATAGCGCTTCAGAATATCAAAATAAATATAGCCAAGAGGCATGGTCTTCCGTAAAAAAGAGTCTTGATTTCATGGAAACACATTATGATGTGCTGGTGATTGAGGGGGCGGGAAGTCCTGCTGAAGTCAATCTGAAAAAGAATGATATTGTCAATATGCGGATTGCAAAAGAATGCCGGTCTCCCGTATTTTTGATCGCAGATATTGATCGTGGCGGGGCGTTGGCGTCTATTGTAGGAACCCTTGAACTGTTAGAGCCTGAAGAACGTAAACTTGTGAAGGGACTTATCATTAATAAATTTCGCGGGGATATTACACTTTTGGAACCGGCATTGACATTCCTTGAAGAACATACGGGGATTCCGGTCTTAGGTGTTATTCCTTATTTGGATAAGCTGGGGATTGATGATGAAGATTCCGTGTCACTTCAAGAAATGCCACGGAATCAGATTATGCATGATGTTCATATTGCTATTATCCAAACGCCTAAAATCTCAAATTTCACGGACTTTGATGCATTTACCCATGAACCGGATGTAAACGTGCGTTTTATTCAGCAGGGAGATTTGATTGGGAGTCCGGATCTTATTATACTGCCGGGCAGTAAAAATACGACAGAGGACTTGCTTTATCTGAAGCGACAGGGGTACGATCATGATATTAAAGCGCTTGCAGCAAGAGGTATTCCCGTGGTTGGAATTTGCGGCGGCTATCAGATGCTTGGAGAAAAGGTTTGTGATCCATTACATGTAGAAAGCAGTAATGATGCAGTGGAAGGACTGGGGTTAATGCCTTATGTTACAACCATGCAGGGGGAAAAAAATACATATCAGGTAGAGTTTAATTGTGAAGCCTTGCCATTTCTTGGTATGGATTTTAAAGGAAGCCATTTAAAAGGGTATGAAATACATATGGGGGAAACGGTACTTACCCATTCAGCACAAAGCCTTTTTAATATAGTGCGGAGAAGTAATCAACCGGTGCAAGTGCAAGACGGATATATCAATGAAACACATCATATATTTGGTACATACTGCCATGGTATCTTTGATAATGATGATCTTAGGCGGGCAATAATTAACGCACTTCGTAAAAGAAAAGGATTGGAGACGCTTCCTGTGCAGTTCCGTTATCGCCAATATAAAGAATCGGAATTTGACCGTCTTGCCGATACAGTACGAAAACATTTTGATATGAAGAAGTTTTATGAAGTCTTGGGGTGA
- the infC gene encoding translation initiation factor IF-3 has protein sequence MKRIGKELSINEEIRAREVRVVSDTNEQLGVMTLHEAIRLSEEKGLDLVEVAPNGKPPVCRIMNYGKYRYEQQKRDKEAKKKQKVFQLKEVKLRPNIEDHDFYVKLKNAQRFLADGNKVKVTIMFRGREMTHPELGGEVLERFAKELGDSIVREKPPKLEGRNMTMVVGPKA, from the coding sequence GTGAAAAGAATAGGAAAGGAACTCAGTATCAATGAGGAGATTCGTGCCAGAGAGGTACGGGTAGTCAGCGATACAAACGAACAGTTGGGAGTTATGACGCTCCATGAAGCCATCCGTTTGTCGGAGGAAAAAGGTCTTGATCTTGTAGAAGTTGCACCGAACGGGAAACCGCCGGTATGCCGTATCATGAACTACGGAAAATACAGATATGAGCAGCAGAAACGAGATAAAGAAGCGAAGAAGAAACAGAAGGTATTCCAACTTAAGGAAGTCAAACTTCGCCCCAATATAGAAGACCATGATTTCTATGTCAAGTTGAAAAATGCACAGCGTTTTTTAGCAGATGGGAATAAAGTCAAAGTTACAATTATGTTCCGTGGCAGGGAAATGACTCATCCGGAGCTTGGCGGAGAAGTTCTTGAAAGATTTGCAAAAGAACTTGGTGATTCTATTGTTCGTGAAAAGCCACCGAAATTGGAAGGACGTAACATGACTATGGTTGTTGGTCCGAAAGCATAA
- a CDS encoding YerC/YecD family TrpR-related protein has product MSVNQRLVNPLTDNLFDIILKLETREECYEFFEDLCTINELHDMSQRLEVARMLRHGEKYDKIEEATGASTATISRVKRSLAYGADGYAQMLKRIEKEKEDV; this is encoded by the coding sequence ATGAGTGTAAATCAGCGTTTGGTAAATCCACTGACAGATAATTTGTTTGATATTATTTTGAAATTGGAAACCAGGGAAGAGTGCTATGAATTTTTTGAGGACCTCTGTACAATTAATGAACTGCATGATATGTCACAACGGCTTGAAGTGGCCCGTATGCTTAGGCATGGAGAAAAATATGACAAGATTGAAGAAGCAACTGGAGCATCCACGGCAACAATCAGCCGCGTAAAAAGGTCGCTTGCTTATGGCGCCGATGGATACGCCCAGATGCTGAAAAGAATAGAGAAAGAGAAGGAGGATGTATAA
- the thrS gene encoding threonine--tRNA ligase: MITIRLKDGKELHFENEVTLFEAAKKISNSLAKDVLVAKVDGELTDIRNNITDGTQVEFFTKADKEGLFTLRHTAAHVMAQAIQHLYPGTKFAIGPAIDDGFYYDLESDHVFSQEDFAAIEKEMAKIAKANLPIEKKILSRNEALEFFRSKNQDYKVILIQDLPEDAIISTYTQGDFTDLCRGPHVRSTGKLKVFKLMAVAGAYWRGDEHNKMLQRIYATAFFDKEELDRFLFVRAEAEKRDHRKLGKQLNLFSFHEEGPGFPFFHPKGMVIRNELIAYERELFREFGYEEIMTPIILSKKLWLQSGHWDHYKENMYFTQIDEEDYAVKPMNCPGGILYYKTNQHSYRELPKRVGEFGIVHRHELHGALHGLFRVRVFTQDDAHIFMTQDQMKDEVIKTMEMYRKLYSVFGLEYHVELSTRPENSMGSEELWEISTNALRDAVEAAGVPYVINEGDGAFYGPKLDFHIKDCLGRTWQCGTIQMDMQLPERFDVNYVGEDGEKHRAVMLHRAGYGSLERFIGILIEHFAGAFPSWIAPVQVKVVPVTEKHMNYARSVADALSASNVRVEIEEGNDTLGYKIRKAQMEKVPYTLVVGDKEMNGHTVSVRSRKNGDEGSLPVAVFVSNLIREIRDRSY; this comes from the coding sequence ATGATAACAATTCGGTTGAAAGATGGGAAGGAACTACACTTTGAAAATGAAGTGACACTGTTTGAAGCTGCGAAAAAAATTTCCAATAGTCTTGCTAAAGATGTATTGGTAGCTAAAGTAGATGGAGAATTAACTGATATCCGGAATAATATTACTGATGGAACGCAGGTTGAATTCTTTACCAAAGCAGATAAGGAGGGGCTTTTTACACTTCGGCATACAGCCGCTCATGTAATGGCACAGGCGATTCAGCATTTGTATCCTGGAACGAAATTTGCAATTGGACCGGCAATTGATGATGGGTTCTATTATGATTTAGAATCTGACCATGTTTTTAGTCAGGAAGATTTTGCTGCTATTGAAAAAGAGATGGCTAAAATTGCTAAAGCAAATCTGCCTATTGAAAAAAAGATTTTGAGTAGAAATGAGGCATTAGAATTTTTCAGGAGCAAAAACCAGGATTATAAGGTTATCTTAATACAGGATCTTCCAGAAGATGCGATCATATCGACTTATACACAAGGGGATTTTACCGATTTATGCAGAGGTCCCCATGTTCGTTCGACAGGCAAGTTAAAAGTATTTAAGCTGATGGCAGTGGCCGGTGCTTATTGGCGTGGTGATGAACACAATAAAATGCTCCAGCGTATTTATGCAACCGCATTCTTTGATAAAGAGGAGCTGGATCGATTTCTCTTTGTCCGTGCTGAAGCGGAAAAGCGTGACCACAGAAAATTGGGGAAACAATTAAATCTATTCTCTTTCCATGAAGAGGGACCAGGATTCCCGTTTTTCCATCCGAAAGGAATGGTTATTCGCAATGAACTTATAGCTTATGAGCGGGAATTGTTCCGCGAATTTGGCTATGAAGAAATTATGACACCAATTATCCTTTCTAAAAAGTTGTGGCTACAGTCCGGTCACTGGGATCATTATAAAGAAAACATGTACTTTACCCAGATTGATGAAGAAGATTATGCTGTAAAACCAATGAACTGTCCTGGCGGGATTTTATACTATAAAACAAACCAGCACTCTTATAGGGAATTACCAAAACGCGTGGGTGAATTTGGGATTGTACACCGCCATGAACTTCATGGTGCGCTTCATGGATTATTCCGTGTCCGTGTGTTCACACAGGATGATGCTCATATATTCATGACGCAGGATCAGATGAAAGATGAAGTAATTAAGACTATGGAAATGTATAGGAAATTATACAGTGTTTTTGGACTTGAATATCATGTGGAGCTGTCCACGCGTCCTGAGAATTCCATGGGCTCTGAGGAGCTGTGGGAAATTTCTACAAATGCATTACGGGATGCTGTTGAAGCGGCCGGTGTTCCTTATGTTATTAATGAAGGTGATGGCGCATTTTATGGTCCTAAACTGGATTTTCACATTAAAGACTGCCTTGGGCGTACATGGCAGTGCGGCACTATTCAAATGGATATGCAGCTGCCGGAACGTTTTGATGTAAACTATGTGGGGGAAGATGGAGAAAAGCATAGAGCTGTTATGCTGCACAGAGCAGGATATGGTTCCCTGGAACGGTTCATTGGTATCTTGATTGAACACTTTGCCGGAGCATTCCCGAGTTGGATTGCGCCAGTTCAGGTCAAAGTGGTTCCCGTTACAGAAAAACATATGAATTATGCAAGATCTGTGGCAGACGCACTTTCTGCATCCAATGTACGTGTAGAAATTGAAGAGGGAAATGATACTTTAGGATATAAGATCCGTAAGGCACAGATGGAAAAGGTTCCTTATACGCTTGTTGTAGGTGATAAGGAAATGAATGGACATACTGTTTCGGTTCGAAGCCGTAAAAATGGTGATGAAGGCTCTCTACCAGTGGCTGTATTTGTTTCCAATCTGATTCGTGAGATTAGGGATAGGTCATATTGA